One window of the Cryptococcus neoformans var. grubii H99 chromosome 12, complete sequence genome contains the following:
- a CDS encoding glycerol-1-phosphatase — MSKTTTTTTRAMLFDMDGTLLDSTPAVLATWEYFAKEYDLDLHQVLRTSHGVRTVDNMRKWCGIEDPIQLRDATETFESMIVTEAKQLQAAGKEGLIALPNVLPLLNKLNSSPIPAWAIVTSATTVYASAALPTAGIPETPKLITGDDVRNGKPDPEPYLAGAKALDVDVKDCIVVEDAPSGIKSGVASGARVLAVCTSHTREQLEGMGATWIVTDLSRVTFEIEGGRVKLTIDETP, encoded by the exons ATGTCCAAGACCACTACCACTACTACCCGGGCCATGCTTTTCGACATGGACGGTACTCTTCTCG ACTCTACTCCCGCCGTATTGGCCACTTGGGAGTACTTTGCCAAGGAGTATGACCTTGACCTTCACCAAGTTTTGCGTACTTCTCACGGAGTGAGAACTGTTGACAACATGAGGAAATGGTGTGGAATCGAGGATCCTATTCAACTGAGG GATGCTACCGAGACTTTTGAGAGCATGATTGTCACAGAGGCCAAGCAACTTCAGGCTGCTGGCAAGGAAGGTCTTATCGCTCTTCCTAAtgtccttccccttctcaacaagctcaaCTCCTCCCCCATCCCTGCCTGGGCTATTGTCACGTCTGCAACCACTGTCTATGCCTCTGCTGCCTTGCCCACAGCTGGTATCCCCGAAACACCCAAGTTGATTACTGGAGATGATGTTCGTAATGGAAAGCCTGACCCAGAGCCTTATTTGGCGGGCGCCAAAGCTCTTGATGTGGATGTCAAGGATT GCATTGTCGTAGAGGACGCCCCTTCAGGGATCAAGTCTGGTGTTGCTAGTGGCGCAAGGGTCTTGGCTGTCTGCACATCCCACACCAGAGAACAACTAGAAGGTATGGGTGCCACCTGGATCGTGACTGACTTATCTCG AGTAACATTCGAGATTGAAGGCGGACGAGTGAAGTTGACCATCGACGAGACCCCATAG